Proteins co-encoded in one Bacillus paramycoides genomic window:
- a CDS encoding DUF2922 domain-containing protein — protein sequence MQVLELIFAKEDGKTVVFSIEKPITPVDAQVVNQVMDTILASSVFSSINDNTRKKGARLVERNVSEVSITL from the coding sequence ATGCAAGTACTAGAATTAATTTTCGCGAAAGAAGATGGAAAAACAGTCGTCTTTTCTATCGAGAAACCGATCACACCCGTCGATGCACAAGTCGTAAATCAAGTAATGGATACCATCCTTGCCTCATCTGTATTTTCATCAATCAATGATAATACCCGAAAAAAAGGAGCCCGTCTCGTAGAAAGGAATGTATCTGAAGTTTCCATTACCTTATAA
- a CDS encoding DUF4359 domain-containing protein, with protein MKKKYIIMALVVVLLVYLANSNPSKGEYTDWAAKQFMKRNDVSKKLDEVQKENEEGLLGDLASAGKKLAKKYVEPQVGLLIDHYTKRDDYIFFSTYKTEFDIGGEHYKYVCVGFSKIFIPIEMPKKKDESAK; from the coding sequence ATGAAAAAAAAGTATATTATTATGGCTCTAGTTGTTGTTCTTCTAGTATATTTAGCAAATAGCAATCCGAGTAAAGGTGAATATACGGACTGGGCAGCGAAGCAGTTTATGAAACGTAACGATGTAAGTAAGAAGCTAGACGAAGTTCAAAAAGAGAATGAAGAGGGTCTCCTTGGCGATTTAGCATCGGCTGGTAAGAAATTGGCGAAAAAATATGTTGAGCCACAAGTTGGATTATTAATCGATCATTATACGAAGCGAGATGATTATATATTCTTCTCAACATATAAGACTGAGTTCGATATAGGCGGAGAACACTATAAATATGTATGCGTCGGTTTTTCCAAAATCTTTATTCCGATTGAAATGCCGAAGAAAAAAGACGAATCTGCAAAATGA
- a CDS encoding DUF1659 domain-containing protein, whose protein sequence is MAVETIVMDLTLRLVLNNGLDKNGKTVFKNKQFKRVKTNANLEQVQNVARALASLQASPLHAIQLVSTSDLSNL, encoded by the coding sequence ATGGCAGTCGAAACAATCGTAATGGACTTAACTTTACGTCTTGTCTTAAACAATGGATTAGATAAAAACGGAAAAACAGTTTTCAAGAACAAACAATTTAAGCGCGTTAAGACAAACGCAAACTTAGAACAAGTACAAAACGTAGCACGTGCTCTTGCTTCCTTACAAGCATCACCACTTCACGCTATACAACTTGTTAGCACATCAGATCTTTCTAACCTATAA
- a CDS encoding VanZ family protein yields the protein MNRKWLFWIPVLLWMGLIFYSSAQPYKKQDMRSDIEQYVNVEFVKEHFSWVSIDYGGGTPVSIANKGVGGFIEFFLRKGAHFMVFFMLGSLTYYAFHRSGCSRKRCFLYALLFVAGYATFDEIHQWTTGDRTPMWQDSLLDTCGGLTGIIISNWFWNRKRS from the coding sequence ATGAATCGTAAATGGTTATTTTGGATTCCTGTTTTACTATGGATGGGGTTGATTTTCTATTCCTCAGCACAACCATATAAAAAGCAGGATATGCGCTCAGATATTGAACAATATGTAAATGTGGAGTTTGTAAAAGAGCATTTCTCGTGGGTATCTATCGATTACGGCGGTGGTACACCTGTTAGCATTGCAAATAAAGGTGTAGGCGGATTTATTGAGTTTTTCCTTCGTAAAGGTGCTCATTTTATGGTGTTCTTTATGCTCGGGTCATTGACGTATTATGCTTTTCATCGATCGGGTTGTTCGAGAAAAAGGTGTTTCCTATACGCTCTTCTTTTCGTTGCAGGATATGCAACATTTGATGAAATTCATCAATGGACTACGGGAGATCGTACACCGATGTGGCAAGATTCATTACTGGATACGTGCGGCGGATTAACAGGAATTATAATAAGTAATTGGTTTTGGAATAGAAAAAGGAGCTAA
- a CDS encoding DEAD/DEAH box helicase: MINQTEVTIRLQHVSQGWFLWGEDDSGTPLSVTSWKRNAFTWHSTSFYGTFLKEATFEGKQGVMLTNAQAFEYIANKPMNSFAHIQMNGPITALKEDANELWDAFISGSFVPDMERWPKQPSWKVQNTPIEDDTLASLFSAAVNESILQDNRSNDGWEDAKRLYEHYDFTKRQLDAALHEEDWLRKIGYIEDDLPFTIGLRLQEPQEEFEMWKLETIVTPKRGAHRIYVYENIDSLPKRWHDYEERILETQEGFSKLVPWLKDGDTFRSELFETEAWNFLTEASNELLAAGITILLPSWWQNLKATKPKLRVQLKQNATQTQSFFGMNTLVNFDWRISTNGIDLSESEFFELVEQNKRLFNINGQWMRLDPAFIEEVRKLMNRADKYGLEMKDVLQQHLSNMAETEIVEEDSPFNDIEIELDGYYEELFQKLLHIGDIPKVDVPSSLHATLRPYQQHGIEWLLYLRKLGFGALLADDMGLGKSIQTITYLLYIKENNLQTGPALIVAPTSVLGNWQKEFERFAPNLRVQLHYGSNRAKGESFKDFLQSADVVLTSYALAQLDEEELSTLCWDAVILDEAQNIKNPHTKQSKAVRNLQANHKIALTGTPMENRLAELWSIFDFINHGYLGSLGQFQRRFVSPIEKDRDEGKIQQVQRFISPFLLRRTKKDQTVALNLPDKQEQKAYCPLTGEQASLYEQLVQDTLQNVEGLSGIERRGFILLMLNKLKQICNHPALYLKETEPKDIIERSMKTSTLMELIENIKDQNESCLIFTQYIGMGNMLKSVLEEHFGQRVLFLNGSVPKKERDKMIEQFQNGTYDIFILSLKAGGTGLNLTAANHVIHYDRWWNPAVENQATDRAYRIGQKRFVHVHKLITTGTLEEKIDEMLERKQSLNNAVITSDSWMTELSTDELKELLGV, from the coding sequence ATGATCAATCAAACTGAAGTAACAATTAGGCTCCAGCATGTTAGTCAAGGTTGGTTCCTTTGGGGAGAAGATGATAGCGGTACTCCATTATCCGTAACCAGTTGGAAACGAAATGCATTTACATGGCATTCCACTTCCTTCTACGGCACGTTTCTAAAAGAAGCAACCTTTGAAGGAAAACAAGGTGTTATGCTAACAAACGCACAAGCATTTGAATACATCGCTAATAAACCGATGAATTCCTTTGCCCATATTCAAATGAACGGCCCTATTACAGCACTTAAGGAAGATGCGAACGAATTATGGGATGCCTTCATCAGCGGTAGCTTCGTACCTGATATGGAGCGTTGGCCTAAACAACCATCTTGGAAAGTTCAAAATACTCCAATCGAAGATGACACATTGGCATCTCTTTTCTCAGCTGCAGTAAATGAAAGCATATTACAAGATAACCGTTCAAATGACGGATGGGAAGATGCAAAGAGACTTTATGAACATTACGACTTTACGAAAAGACAATTGGATGCAGCACTACATGAAGAAGATTGGCTTCGAAAAATTGGTTACATTGAAGATGACCTTCCCTTTACAATCGGACTACGGCTACAAGAGCCACAAGAAGAATTTGAAATGTGGAAGCTTGAAACAATTGTTACACCAAAGCGTGGTGCACATCGCATATATGTATATGAAAACATCGATTCTTTACCAAAACGCTGGCACGATTATGAAGAGCGTATTCTGGAAACACAAGAAGGTTTCAGTAAGCTCGTTCCATGGTTAAAAGATGGAGATACATTCCGAAGCGAGCTCTTTGAAACAGAAGCGTGGAACTTCTTAACAGAAGCAAGTAACGAATTACTCGCTGCAGGTATTACGATTTTACTACCATCATGGTGGCAAAATTTAAAAGCGACAAAACCAAAATTACGTGTGCAACTGAAGCAAAATGCGACGCAAACGCAATCTTTCTTCGGTATGAATACGCTCGTTAATTTTGACTGGCGCATTTCAACGAACGGCATTGATTTATCAGAAAGCGAATTTTTCGAACTCGTTGAACAAAACAAACGATTATTCAATATAAATGGTCAATGGATGAGACTGGACCCAGCCTTTATTGAAGAAGTACGAAAGCTCATGAACCGTGCTGATAAATATGGACTCGAAATGAAAGATGTCCTTCAGCAACATTTATCAAACATGGCTGAAACAGAAATTGTAGAAGAAGATAGTCCATTTAACGATATTGAAATTGAACTAGATGGATATTATGAAGAGCTATTCCAAAAACTATTGCACATTGGAGATATTCCGAAAGTAGACGTCCCTTCTTCACTACATGCTACACTCCGCCCGTATCAACAACATGGCATTGAGTGGTTATTATATTTAAGAAAACTTGGATTCGGCGCATTGTTAGCTGACGACATGGGACTTGGAAAAAGCATTCAAACGATCACTTACTTACTATATATAAAAGAGAACAATCTCCAAACAGGTCCTGCCTTAATCGTGGCACCGACATCTGTTCTTGGAAATTGGCAAAAAGAATTTGAACGTTTCGCACCAAATTTACGTGTTCAGTTACATTATGGAAGTAATAGGGCGAAAGGTGAATCATTTAAAGACTTCCTTCAATCAGCAGATGTTGTATTAACATCTTATGCATTAGCTCAGCTTGATGAGGAAGAACTTAGTACGTTATGCTGGGATGCTGTTATTTTGGATGAAGCCCAAAATATTAAAAACCCACATACGAAACAGTCAAAAGCAGTCCGAAACTTGCAAGCAAATCACAAAATTGCTTTAACCGGCACACCGATGGAAAACCGACTTGCCGAGCTTTGGTCTATTTTCGACTTCATTAATCACGGATATCTTGGCAGCTTAGGACAATTCCAGCGCCGCTTCGTCTCACCAATTGAAAAGGACCGTGACGAAGGAAAAATCCAACAAGTTCAACGATTTATCTCGCCGTTTTTACTGCGTCGTACGAAAAAAGATCAAACAGTCGCATTAAACTTACCAGATAAACAAGAACAGAAAGCTTACTGTCCACTTACTGGAGAACAGGCTTCCTTATATGAACAACTTGTTCAAGATACGTTGCAAAATGTAGAAGGATTAAGCGGGATTGAAAGACGCGGATTTATATTACTCATGCTGAACAAACTTAAACAAATTTGTAATCACCCTGCTCTTTATTTAAAAGAAACAGAACCAAAAGATATCATCGAACGTTCCATGAAAACGAGCACGTTAATGGAACTCATTGAAAATATAAAAGATCAAAATGAAAGTTGTTTAATCTTCACGCAATACATCGGTATGGGGAACATGCTAAAAAGTGTGTTAGAAGAACATTTCGGTCAGCGCGTCCTCTTCTTAAATGGTAGTGTACCGAAGAAAGAACGTGACAAAATGATCGAGCAGTTCCAAAACGGAACGTATGACATTTTCATCTTATCGTTAAAAGCAGGTGGAACTGGTTTGAACTTAACCGCTGCCAACCATGTCATTCACTACGACCGTTGGTGGAATCCAGCTGTAGAAAACCAAGCAACAGACCGAGCATATCGTATTGGTCAAAAACGCTTCGTTCATGTTCATAAACTTATTACAACGGGGACACTCGAAGAAAAAATTGATGAAATGTTAGAAAGAAAACAATCATTAAACAACGCCGTCATTACAAGCGATAGTTGGATGACCGAACTATCCACAGACGAGCTAAAAGAATTACTTGGTGTATAA